From Carettochelys insculpta isolate YL-2023 chromosome 3, ASM3395843v1, whole genome shotgun sequence, a single genomic window includes:
- the ENPP5 gene encoding ectonucleotide pyrophosphatase/phosphodiesterase family member 5, translating to MALNCYWGVVAVCMMTFPSTLSVQQDQPRVLLLSFDGFRWDYIYKVPTPNFHYIMKNGAHVKQVTNVFITKTYPNHYTMVTGLYAENHGIVANEMYDPILNKTFSLNSMNIYNSKFWEEACPIWVTNQMEGHKTGAAMWPGTDVKIHGIFPSHYLFYNESVSFEDRVAKLINWFTSEEPINFGLLYWEQPDAMGHALGPDNPLMDAVISEIDGKLGYLISELKKAKLWDTLNIIITSDHGMAQSSSERLIELDRYVERELYTMVDHSPVIAILPKEGKLDEVYEALVNAHPNMTVYKKEEIPDRLHYRHNRKIQPILAMADKGWEILQNKSDQFSLGNHGYDNILPEMHPIFLAYGPAFRKNTTKEAMNLSDLYPLLCHLLGISPLSNNGSFSNVEDLLLMEVPRNLHPKFFEQESYAYFIGVFLGSILVTVFLLVFIKHLTHSQLSSVQVQHTEISQPLLQG from the exons ATGGCTTTGAATTGCTATTGGGGAGTTGTGGCAGTCTGCATGATGACTTTTCCAAGCACACTTTCTGTCCAGCAGGACCAGCCCAGAGTATTGCTATTATCTTTTGATGGGTTTCGGTGGGATTACATTTATAAAGTCCCAACACCTAATTTTCATTATATCATGAAGAATGGTGCTCATGTTAAACAGGTTACTAATGTGTTTATTACAAAAACTTATCCCAATCACTATACAATGGTGACTGGTCTCTATGCAGAGAACCATGGCATAGTTGCTAATGAAATGTATGATCCTATCCTGAACAAAACTTTCTCCCTGAACAGCATGAACATCTATAATTCAAAATTCTGGGAAGAAGCCTGTCCAATATGGGTCACCAATCAAATGGAAGGACATAAAACTGGGGCTGCTATGTGGCCTGGAACAGATGTAAAAATACATGGAATATTTCCTTCACACTATCTGTTTTACAATGAGTCTGTTTCATTTGAAGATCGAGTTGCCAAACTTATCAATTGGTTTACCTCAGAAGAACCCATAAATTTTGGTCTTCTATACTGGGAGCAGCCTGATGCAATGGGGCATGCTTTGGGGCCAGATAATCCACTTATGGATGCAGTCATTAGTGAGATTGATGGCAAGCTGGGATATCTGATATCAGAACTGAAGAAAGCAAAGTTGTGGGACACCCTGAATATCATAATCACAAGTGACCATGGAATGGCACAGTCCTCTTCAGAAAGGCTCATAGAGCTTGATCGCTATGTGGAGAGAGAGCTGTATACAATGGTCGACCATTCTCCAGTCATAGCCATTTTGCCGAAAGAAG GGAAACTTGATGAAGTATATGAAGCATTGGTCAACGCTCATCCCAACATGACTGTTTATAAGAAGGAGGAGATTCCAGATAGATTACATTACAGACACAACAGAAAGATTCAACCAATTTTAGCAATGGCTGATAAAGGATGGGAAATcttacaaaacaaatctgatcaATTTTCAC TGGGTAATCATGGATATGACAACATCCTACCCGAAATGCACCCAATCTTCTTGGCCTATGGTCCTGCCTTTAGAAAGAATACCACTAAAGAAGCCATGAATCTCTCAGATTTGTATCCCTTATTGTGCCATCTGCTTGGTATCAGTCCATTGTCGAACAATGGGTCTTTCAGCAATGTTGAAGATCTGCTTCTTATGGAAGTTCCAAGAAACCTGCATCCTAAATTCTTTGAACAGGAGTCCTATGCCTATTTTATAGGAGTTTTTCTTGGTAGCATTCTTGttactgtttttcttcttgtttttattaAGCACTTAACCCACAGTCAATTATCTAGCGTGCAGGTGCAACACACTGAAATTTCCCAGCCATTACTACAAGGCTAA
- the ENPP4 gene encoding bis(5'-adenosyl)-triphosphatase ENPP4, whose protein sequence is MMSAINLMLTSFLSGIISCYGGNPNYDSIQKLLLVSFDGFRADYLKNYSLPHLWEFIEDGVLVEHVTNAFITKTFPNHYSIVTGLNEESHGIVANQMYEEDTKKKFSQLDDKDPSWWNEATPIWVTNQQQENRRSAAAMWPGTDVKINNTLPYYFMKYNYSVAFEERMENITMWLNNSNPPVTFATLYWEEPDAGGHKYGPGDKKNMSKVLEQVDNHIGSLMLKLKALGLWENINVIITSDHGMTQCSVEKLIILDNCIGRGNYTLVDQTPVAAILPKKNKTYVYNLLKNCSTSMKVYLKEEIPDRFHYRHNKRIQPIILVADEGWTIVQNGSLPKLGDHGYDNALPSMHPFLAAHGPAFRKGYKQKTVNNVDIYPMMCHILGLKPQPNNGTFSNTKCLLADQWCIYLPEAIGLVVGVLLVLTTLTCLIIIMKNRIPSPRPFSRLQLQEDDDPLIE, encoded by the exons ATGATGTCGGCAATTAACTTAATGTTAACATCCTTTCTTTCTGGAATTATATCCTGTTATGGTGGCAATCCTAACTATGATTCAATACAGAAGTTACTCCTGGTGTCCTTTGATGGTTTCAGGGCTGACTATCTGAAAAACTATAGTCTTCCTCATCTCTGGGAGTTCATTGAGGATGGCGTGTTGGTAGAACATGTCACAAATGCTTTTATCACAAAAACTTTCCCAAACCATTACAGCATAGTGACAGGCTTAAATGAAGAGAGCCATGGCATTGTGGCTAATCAAATGTACGAAGAAGATACAAAGAAGAAATTTTCACAGTTGGATGATAAAGATCCTTCTTGGTGGAATGAGGCAACTCCTATCTGGGTTACAAATCAGCAGCAAGAAAATAGAAGAAGTGCTGCTGCAATGTGGCCTGGGACTGATGTAAAAATTAACAACACTCTACCTTATTATTTTATGAAGTATAATTATTCAGTAGCCTTTGAGGAGAGAATGGAGAACATTACTATGTGGCTGAACAACTCTAACCCACCAGTTACTTTTGCTACACTTTACTGGGAAGaaccagatgcaggagggcataaATATGGACCAGGAGATAAAAAGAATATGAGCAAAGTCTTAGAACAAGTGGATAACCACATTGGTTCGCTTATGTTAAAACTCAAGGCACTGGGATTGTGGGAGAACATTAATGTCATAATTACAAGTGATCATGGGATGACCCAGTGCTCTGTGGAAAAGCTGATTATACTGGACAATTGCATTGGCCGCGGTAACTACACTCTAGTAGATCAGACTCCAGTTGCTGCAATACTGCCAAAAAAAA ACAAAACATATGTATATAACTTATTGAAAAACTGTAGCACGTCCATGAAGGTGTATCTTAAAGAAGAAATTCCAGACAGGTTTCATTACCGTCACAATAAGCGCATTCAACCCATAATATTGGTTGCAGACGAGGGCTGGACAATTGTACAAAATGGGTCACTTCCAAAAT TAGGTGACCATGGTTATGACAATGCTCTCCCAAGCATGCATCCGTTCCTGGCTGCTCATGGTCCTGCTTTTCGCAAAGGCTACAAGCAGAAAACAGTTAATAATGTTGATATCTATCCAATGATGTGTCACATCCTTGGATTAAAACCTCAGCCCAATAACGGAACCTTCAGCAACACCAAGTGCTTGTTAGCTGACCAGTGGTGCATATATCTCCCTGAAGCAATTGGACTAGTTGTCGGTGTCCTCCTAGTGTTAACTACTCTGACCTGCCTTATAATAATCATGAAGAATAGAATTCCCTCTCCCCGTCCATTCTCCCGACTTCAGCTACAAGAGGATGACGATCCTTTAATTGAATAG